A genomic window from Micromonospora violae includes:
- a CDS encoding ABC transporter ATP-binding protein, whose product MLIRLLRGQLRTYQRPLLAVVLLQFVGTMASLYLPSLNADIIDQGVARGDTDYIVRTGGWMLLVSLIQIVCSIAAVYLGARVAMGFGRDVRAELFGHVNRFSAREVARFGAPSLITRNTNDVQQVQMLVLMSCTMLVAAPIMSVGGVVMALREDVGLSWLMLVSVPVLAIALGAIIRRMVPGFRLMQTRIDTVNRVLREQITGIRVVRAFVREPYETDRFAVANADLTATALRTGRLLALIFPVVMLVLNVSSVAVLWFGAQRVDANAIQIGALTAFLQYLMQILMAVMMATFMLMMVPRASVCAERIVEVLDTDSSVVPASAPVTELPTRAELELRGVRFQYPGAVEPVLRDISFRAAPGTTTAIIGSTGAGKTTLLSLIPRLVDVTAGAVLVDGVDVRELAPDELWRRIGLVPQRPYLFTGTVASNLRYGNPDATDEELWTALEIAQARDFVAQMPGGLDAPIAQGGTTVSGGQRQRLAIARALVRQPEIYLFDDSFSALDLGTDARLRAALRPVTAQSAVVIVAQRVSTIIDADQIIVLEDGGVVGVGRHAELLDTCPTYAEIVASQQTTEVPA is encoded by the coding sequence GTGCTGATCCGACTCCTGCGCGGGCAACTGCGCACCTATCAGAGACCGTTGCTGGCGGTGGTGCTGCTCCAGTTCGTGGGCACCATGGCCTCGCTCTACCTACCCAGCCTCAACGCCGACATCATCGACCAGGGCGTGGCCCGGGGCGACACCGACTACATCGTGCGCACCGGCGGTTGGATGCTGCTGGTCAGCCTGATCCAGATCGTCTGTTCGATCGCCGCCGTCTACCTGGGCGCCCGGGTTGCGATGGGCTTCGGCCGAGACGTACGCGCCGAGCTGTTCGGGCACGTCAACCGCTTCTCGGCCCGCGAGGTGGCCCGGTTCGGGGCGCCGTCGCTGATCACCCGCAACACCAACGACGTGCAGCAGGTGCAGATGCTCGTGCTGATGAGCTGCACGATGCTGGTCGCCGCACCGATCATGAGCGTCGGCGGCGTGGTCATGGCGCTGCGCGAGGACGTCGGGCTCTCCTGGCTGATGCTGGTCAGCGTGCCGGTGCTGGCCATCGCGCTCGGCGCGATCATCCGTCGGATGGTGCCGGGCTTCCGGTTGATGCAGACCCGCATCGACACGGTCAACCGGGTGCTGCGGGAGCAGATCACCGGCATCCGGGTGGTCCGCGCGTTCGTCCGCGAGCCGTACGAGACGGACCGGTTCGCCGTCGCCAACGCCGACCTGACCGCCACCGCGCTGCGTACCGGACGGTTGTTGGCGTTGATCTTCCCGGTGGTCATGCTGGTGCTGAACGTCTCCAGCGTGGCGGTGCTCTGGTTCGGCGCGCAGCGGGTGGACGCCAACGCGATCCAGATCGGCGCGCTGACCGCCTTCCTGCAGTACCTGATGCAGATCCTGATGGCGGTCATGATGGCCACCTTCATGCTGATGATGGTGCCCCGGGCCTCGGTCTGCGCCGAGCGGATCGTCGAGGTGCTGGACACCGACTCCTCGGTGGTCCCGGCCAGCGCGCCGGTCACCGAGCTGCCCACCCGAGCCGAGCTGGAGCTGCGCGGGGTGCGCTTCCAGTACCCGGGCGCGGTGGAGCCGGTGCTGCGCGACATCTCCTTCCGGGCGGCACCGGGCACCACCACGGCGATCATCGGCAGCACCGGCGCGGGCAAGACGACCCTGCTGTCGCTGATTCCCCGACTGGTCGACGTCACCGCCGGCGCGGTGCTGGTCGACGGGGTGGACGTACGCGAGTTGGCGCCGGACGAGCTGTGGCGGCGCATCGGCCTGGTGCCACAGCGGCCGTACCTGTTCACCGGGACGGTCGCCAGCAACCTTCGCTACGGCAACCCGGACGCCACCGACGAGGAGTTGTGGACGGCGCTGGAGATCGCCCAGGCCCGGGACTTCGTGGCCCAGATGCCCGGTGGGCTGGACGCCCCGATCGCGCAGGGCGGCACCACCGTCTCCGGTGGGCAGCGGCAGCGCCTGGCCATCGCCCGGGCCCTGGTCCGGCAGCCGGAGATCTACCTCTTCGACGACTCGTTCTCCGCGCTCGACCTGGGCACCGACGCCCGTCTGCGAGCGGCACTGCGGCCGGTCACCGCACAGTCGGCGGTCGTGATCGTGGCCCAACGGGTCTCCACGATCATCGATGCCGATCAGATCATCGTTCTTGAGGACGGAGGGGTCGTCGGAGTGGGACGACACGCCGAGTTGTTGGACACCTGCCCGACGTACGCCGAGATCGTGGCCTCGCAGCAGACGACGGAGGTGCCGGCATGA
- a CDS encoding MarR family winged helix-turn-helix transcriptional regulator, whose protein sequence is MELVTLQDVPLGRLLVVAGHLVGQRWNRYLAEEHGLTQAGMITLMTLARHGELPHREVAEKGFVRPATLTGIVDTLERDGLVERQRDNSDRRSIRLAITPAGRERVAALDALMHSGRPLTSVDADPAKAKVIREFLLEVIGSGDDPRMAGRPTETKDPAC, encoded by the coding sequence GTGGAACTCGTGACCCTTCAGGACGTGCCGCTCGGTCGACTCCTGGTGGTGGCCGGACACCTCGTCGGGCAGCGGTGGAACCGCTACCTCGCCGAGGAGCACGGCCTCACCCAGGCCGGCATGATCACCCTGATGACGCTCGCCCGACACGGCGAGTTGCCCCACCGGGAGGTCGCCGAGAAGGGGTTCGTCCGCCCGGCGACGCTGACCGGCATCGTCGACACGCTCGAGCGCGATGGTCTGGTCGAGCGGCAGCGCGACAACAGCGACCGGCGCAGCATCCGACTCGCCATCACACCCGCCGGGCGGGAGCGGGTGGCGGCGCTCGACGCACTCATGCACTCCGGACGGCCCCTCACCTCGGTCGACGCCGACCCGGCGAAGGCCAAGGTGATCCGAGAGTTCCTACTTGAGGTCATCGGCAGCGGAGACGACCCGCGGATGGCCGGACGCCCCACCGAAACGAAGGACCCGGCGTGCTGA
- a CDS encoding DoxX family protein, which produces MAPLIALIVGTALARLTGLAGISALDGWIPALRVGLAMMFTLTAVAHFVGQRRTDLIAMVPPRLPRPDLLVTLTGVLELVGAIGLLVPATARIAAAGLGLLMLALFPANVSAARRKLTLAGRPVTPLAQRTALQVVFVAAATAISFGA; this is translated from the coding sequence ATGGCACCCCTGATCGCCCTGATCGTCGGCACCGCGCTGGCCCGACTCACCGGCCTGGCCGGCATCTCCGCACTGGACGGTTGGATTCCCGCGCTGCGCGTCGGGCTGGCCATGATGTTCACCCTGACCGCCGTCGCGCACTTCGTCGGCCAGCGCCGCACCGACCTGATCGCGATGGTCCCGCCCCGACTGCCCCGGCCGGACCTGCTCGTCACCCTCACCGGCGTGCTGGAACTGGTCGGCGCGATCGGCCTGCTGGTGCCGGCGACCGCACGGATCGCGGCAGCCGGGCTCGGCCTGCTCATGCTCGCGCTGTTCCCGGCCAACGTGTCGGCCGCCCGCCGCAAGCTGACCCTCGCCGGCCGCCCGGTCACCCCGCTCGCGCAACGCACCGCCCTACAGGTCGTGTTCGTGGCCGCCGCCACCGCAATTTCGTTTGGTGCCTGA
- a CDS encoding TetR/AcrR family transcriptional regulator: protein MTDTRAYHHGDLRRALLTAALEAVEEVGPGALSLRDLARRAGVSHAAPAHHFGDKAGLLTALAAQGFDLLAQALTAAGDDLLEAGVAYVDFAVTRRAYFEVMFRPELHRADDAELIAAQGRAAAALRSGVATLPTGGAPADTDRDALAAWSIAHGFATLWLANALPDRVGDNPREAARAVLRRLAP from the coding sequence ATGACCGACACGCGCGCCTATCACCACGGCGACCTGCGCCGCGCTCTGCTCACCGCGGCGCTGGAGGCCGTCGAGGAGGTCGGGCCCGGCGCGCTGAGCCTGCGCGACCTGGCCCGCCGGGCCGGCGTTTCGCATGCCGCGCCCGCACACCACTTCGGCGACAAGGCGGGGCTGCTCACCGCGCTCGCCGCCCAGGGGTTCGACCTGCTGGCCCAGGCGTTGACCGCAGCGGGTGACGACCTGTTGGAGGCGGGCGTCGCCTACGTCGACTTCGCCGTCACGCGCCGCGCGTACTTCGAGGTGATGTTCCGGCCGGAGCTGCACCGGGCCGACGACGCCGAGCTGATCGCCGCCCAGGGCCGGGCCGCTGCCGCACTCCGCTCCGGTGTGGCGACGCTACCCACCGGCGGCGCACCCGCCGACACCGACCGGGACGCGCTGGCAGCGTGGTCGATCGCCCACGGCTTCGCCACCCTCTGGCTGGCCAACGCGCTCCCCGACCGCGTAGGCGACAACCCCCGCGAAGCAGCCCGCGCAGTCCTGCGCCGCCTGGCGCCCTAA
- a CDS encoding GuaB1 family IMP dehydrogenase-related protein, giving the protein MRFLHGAVPAHDLTYTDVFMAPARSDLGSRLDVDLSTGDGTGTTIPLVVSNMTAVAGRRMAETVARRGAIAVIPQDIPIEVVANVIAWVKQRHLVYDTPITLGPTDTVGDAIHLLPKRSHGAVIVVDDAGRPMGVVTEADTTGVDRFAQLRHVMSTELHTVPADADPRTGFDRLSAGRRRLAPVVDTEGRLVGVLTRQGALRATLYTPAVDDRGRLRIAAAVGINGDVTGKAAALLEAGVDTLVVDTAHGHQARMISALQAVRKLDPGVPVAAGNVVTADGVRDLVEAGADIIKVGVGPGAMCTTRMMTGVGRPQFSAVLDCAAAARQLGRHVWADGGVRHPRDVALALAAGASNVMIGSWFAGTYESPGDLYTDADGRRYKESFGMASARAVSARTADDSPYDRARKAVFEEGISSARMHLDPARPGVEDLIDEIIAGVRSAFTYAGARDLTQFHERAIVGVQSAAGFTEGMPLPTSW; this is encoded by the coding sequence GTGCGGTTCCTTCACGGCGCGGTTCCCGCGCACGACCTGACCTATACCGACGTCTTCATGGCGCCGGCCCGCTCCGACCTGGGCTCCCGGCTCGACGTCGACCTGTCCACCGGCGACGGCACCGGCACCACCATTCCGTTGGTCGTGTCGAACATGACAGCGGTCGCCGGACGGCGGATGGCCGAGACGGTCGCCCGCCGGGGAGCCATCGCGGTGATCCCGCAGGACATCCCGATCGAGGTGGTGGCGAACGTCATCGCCTGGGTCAAGCAGCGGCACCTGGTCTACGACACGCCGATCACGCTGGGTCCGACGGACACCGTGGGCGACGCCATCCACCTGCTGCCCAAGCGCTCGCACGGTGCGGTGATCGTGGTCGACGACGCCGGCCGACCGATGGGTGTGGTCACCGAGGCGGACACCACGGGCGTGGACCGGTTCGCCCAGCTGCGTCATGTGATGTCCACCGAGCTGCACACCGTCCCGGCGGACGCGGACCCGCGTACCGGTTTCGACCGGCTCTCGGCCGGCCGTCGCCGACTCGCCCCGGTGGTGGACACCGAGGGCCGGCTGGTCGGGGTGCTGACCCGACAGGGCGCGCTGCGCGCCACCCTCTACACGCCGGCCGTGGACGACCGGGGCCGGCTCCGGATCGCGGCGGCCGTCGGGATCAACGGAGACGTGACCGGCAAGGCCGCGGCGCTGCTGGAGGCGGGGGTGGACACGTTGGTCGTGGACACCGCGCACGGCCACCAGGCCCGAATGATCTCCGCGCTCCAGGCGGTCCGGAAGCTGGACCCGGGGGTGCCGGTGGCGGCCGGCAACGTGGTCACCGCCGACGGCGTACGCGACCTGGTGGAGGCGGGGGCGGACATCATCAAGGTGGGCGTCGGTCCGGGCGCCATGTGCACCACCCGGATGATGACCGGTGTGGGTCGGCCCCAGTTCTCCGCCGTCCTCGACTGCGCGGCCGCCGCCCGCCAACTGGGCCGCCACGTGTGGGCCGACGGCGGGGTGCGACACCCCCGGGACGTGGCGCTCGCGCTCGCCGCCGGCGCGTCGAACGTGATGATCGGCTCCTGGTTCGCCGGCACCTACGAGTCCCCGGGCGACCTGTACACCGACGCGGACGGTCGGCGCTACAAGGAGAGCTTCGGGATGGCCTCGGCTCGGGCGGTCAGCGCCCGAACCGCCGACGACAGCCCGTACGACCGGGCCCGCAAGGCGGTCTTCGAGGAGGGCATCTCCTCGGCCCGGATGCACCTGGACCCGGCCCGCCCCGGCGTCGAGGACCTGATCGACGAGATCATCGCGGGGGTACGCAGCGCCTTCACCTACGCCGGCGCACGGGACCTGACCCAGTTCCACGAGCGGGCAATCGTCGGCGTACAGAGCGCCGCCGGCTTCACCGAAGGAATGCCCCTCCCAACAAGCTGGTAA
- a CDS encoding LysE/ArgO family amino acid transporter — MLTSAVAGFSISIALIVAIGAQNAFVLRQGLRREHVVPVVLTCAASDVLLIMAGVAGVGSLVADRPGLLAAIRWGGAAFLLCYAALAARRAVRPGALLPTDRPPATLGATLLACAAFTYLNPHVYLDTVLLLGGVAQQHPHRWVFGTGAALASVLWFTALGVGAQRLAPLLSRAAAWRVLDAVIAVVMAGLAVALLLG, encoded by the coding sequence GTGCTCACCTCCGCCGTCGCCGGCTTCTCGATCTCCATCGCGCTCATCGTCGCCATCGGCGCGCAGAACGCCTTCGTCCTGCGCCAAGGGCTACGGCGCGAGCACGTCGTACCCGTGGTGCTGACCTGCGCCGCGTCGGACGTGCTGCTGATCATGGCGGGGGTGGCCGGGGTCGGTTCGCTGGTGGCCGACCGACCCGGCCTCCTGGCGGCGATCCGCTGGGGCGGTGCGGCCTTCCTGCTCTGCTACGCGGCGCTCGCCGCCCGTCGCGCCGTACGCCCCGGAGCCCTGCTGCCCACCGATCGGCCACCGGCCACCCTGGGGGCGACCCTGCTCGCCTGCGCCGCCTTCACCTACCTGAACCCCCACGTCTACCTGGACACCGTGCTGCTCCTCGGCGGCGTGGCCCAACAACACCCGCACCGGTGGGTCTTCGGCACGGGCGCCGCCCTCGCGAGTGTGCTCTGGTTCACCGCGCTCGGCGTCGGCGCGCAGCGCCTCGCGCCGCTGCTCTCCCGTGCCGCCGCCTGGCGGGTGCTGGACGCGGTAATCGCCGTGGTGATGGCCGGGCTCGCCGTGGCACTCCTGCTCGGGTGA